From the genome of Vitis riparia cultivar Riparia Gloire de Montpellier isolate 1030 chromosome 2, EGFV_Vit.rip_1.0, whole genome shotgun sequence, one region includes:
- the LOC117904987 gene encoding probable trehalose-phosphate phosphatase F, producing the protein MDLKSNHASPVLTDPAPVNKSRLGIPSGLLPYSQPGTGFSSGKYVIIPRKKPGKLDDVRSNGWLDAMKSSSPPRKKLIKDFNVEVATDDTDNVTSSWMLKYPSALNSFEKIISYAQSKKIAMFLDYDGTLSPIVDDPDRALMSDAMRSTVKNLAKCFPTAIISGRSRDKVYELVGLKELYYAGSHGMDIMGPARYTACNDHSNCIKSSDEQGKEVNLFQPASEFLPMIDEVFRALVETTRGIEGAKVENHKFCASVHYRNVDENSWSTIAQYVHDVLKDYPRLRLTHGRKVLEVRPVIDWNKGKAVEFLLESLGLTNSEDVLPIYIGDDRTDEDAFKVLREGNRGYGILVSPVPKETKAFYSLKDPSEVMEFLKSLVRWKELDAPINSEGRGA; encoded by the exons ATGGATTTGAAGTCGAACCATGCTTCTCCTGTTCTTACTGATCCTGCACCTGTGAACAAATCAAGACTAGGCATCCCTTCTGGTCTGTTGCCTTACTCGCAACCAGGAACAGGATTCTCCTCTGGAAAGTATGTAATAATTCCAAGAAAAAAGCCAGGAAAGCTTGATGACGTTCGGTCAAATGGTTGGCTGGATGCCATGAAATCGTCCTCTCCTCCTCGCAAGAAGTTAATTAAGGATTTCAATGTCGAGGTTGCTACAGATGACACTGATAATGTGACAAGCTCTTGGATG CTTAAGTATCCATCAGCGCTCAACTCTTTTGAGAAAATCATAAGTTATGCACAAAGCAAGAAGATAGCAATGTTTCTGGATTATGATGGGACTCTTTCTCCAATTGTTGATGATCCTGACCGTGCCCTGATGTCTGATGCT ATGCGCTCAACTGTGAAAAATCTCGCAAAGTGTTTCCCAACAGCAATCATTAGTGGAAGAAGCCGTGACAAG GTTTATGAGTTGGTAGGACTAAAGGAACTCTATTATGCGGGCAGTCATGGAATGGACATCATGGGCCCAGCCAGATACACAGCCTGCAATGACCATTCAAATTGTATTAAATCCTCGGATGAGCAG GGTAAGGAGGTGAATCTGTTCCAGCCTGCCAGTGAATTTTTACCTATGATAGACGAG gTTTTTAGAGCCCTTGTTGAAACCACTAGAGGAATTGAAGGTGCAAAAGTTGAGAACCATAAGTTTTGCGCCTCTGTACATTACCGTAATGTAGATGAGAAT AGTTGGTCTACTATTGCACAATATGTTCATGATGTTCTCAAAGATTATCCTCGTTTACGACTAACCCATGGGCGGAAG GTTTTAGAGGTCCGTCCTGTGATTGACTGGAACAAGGGGAAAGCAGTTGAATTTCTTCTCGAATCACTTG GACTAACCAATAGTGAGGATGTGCTCCCAATTTATATTGGAGATGATAGAACTGATGAAGATGCATTCAAG GTGTTGCGAGAAGGAAATCGGGGTTATGGTATACTGGTGTCTCCAGTACCAAAAGAAACCAAGGCATTCTACTCCCTCAAGGACCCGTCAGAG GTCATGGAATTTCTCAAATCCCTAGTGAGATGGAAAGAGTTGGATGCACCTATTAATTCAGAAGGAAGAGGAGCATAG